Below is a genomic region from Candidatus Zixiibacteriota bacterium.
TCCTCCGGAAAAATAGAGGACGCTCTCCGAGAGGGTAACAAATGCCAATCCTTTGTAGCTGGTCAGATAGCGATATTTCCTGAGCATGAAACCGCCCCGGGCCATCACTACCACCGGGCGATCCGCCCTCTGGATTATTTTCATAAAGTCATCGGGGGAAACACTGACCAGCACTCCCGAGGCTTTGGTTGCTTTGGCTATGGCCGCGGCGGCCGCCGCGGCACCTCCATTATAAGACATAATTTTCAACTCCCCACAGGATTAATTCGGTTTTTTCAAAACCAATGAATGAAAATATGTTTTCGGATTTCCCAGCGGAATCAAATTAAAATAATAAATTTCAAATGCTCTGGCGACAATTTCTTTTAAATTCATATCAGTATAAAATGAAAAAAAACGATGCGGCTCATATACATCATCATCAAGGATACCTTCAAAATCAACCCCCCCGTACGCTCCCATATAGAATAATCCATCATCTGTCATTAGCCTTCCAATATTCTGCAGTACCTGGGACAAATCTCTTTTGGGTATATGTAATAAGCTATTCAGCGCCCAGACTGCATCGAAAGATGAATCTTTTAAACAGGGATCCATAATATCCATTAAGACTGTTTCGATTCCTCTTTTTCGGCAGCATGAAGCCATCCGGTATGAAAAATCAGCCGCTACAGTATTGATAAACTCTTCTTTTACGAAAAAAGCCGAATCCCGTCCCGGTCCGGATCCGAGATCAAGAATCCTCCGAACACCTGATTTTTTTTGAAGATCAAGAAACATCTTCCGCTCGGCCGCTTTCCATGATGATATCCTGTCATTATCCCGGACTGCCGCGTTAAGATCATAGGCCCGTATCA
It encodes:
- a CDS encoding methyltransferase domain-containing protein, yielding MLDEQNRHDLIRAYDLNAAVRDNDRISSWKAAERKMFLDLQKKSGVRRILDLGSGPGRDSAFFVKEEFINTVAADFSYRMASCCRKRGIETVLMDIMDPCLKDSSFDAVWALNSLLHIPKRDLSQVLQNIGRLMTDDGLFYMGAYGGVDFEGILDDDVYEPHRFFSFYTDMNLKEIVARAFEIYYFNLIPLGNPKTYFHSLVLKKPN